The nucleotide window GGGTACGCCGGCCGCCCGGAAGACCTCGTCGCCGGCCGCGTTCCGCACGATGATCGTGGGGGTGTTGCGGATTCCGGCCGCCTCGGCCTCGGCGTTGTCGTGCGCCACATCGAACTCGCGCACCGTGGCTGCGGGCACCAGGCGTTCGACCTCGGCGAGGATCGCCCGGGTTTGCAGGCACGGTTCACAGAACGCCGATGAGAAGAAGACCAGTTCCATGCCGGCTCCTACCCGTTCACGAGGGCGATCACGGCGACGACCGCGGAGACGGCGGCCAGCAGCAGCGACACCCCGACCAGCACGGCGTGCACGATCAGGAACGGTGTGGGCTTGCCCGCGGCGTCCCTGGCACGGGCATCCTGGCTGACCCGCTTGTAGAAGCGCGGCCAGACCACGACGTTCCAGACGGCGTTGAGCAGGAGCAGGATGGCGAGTGTCGTAAGCATCACAGCAAGTCTACGAGCGAACCGGCCGGGTGAGCTGTCTGGACCCACCGCTAGACTCGCCCCATGACAAACAGCAGTGACCGGTTGGTATGGATCGACTGTGAGATGACCGGGCTCGACCTGAACAGCGACGAATTGGTTGAGATCGCGGTGGTCATCACCGACTTCGACCTCAACATCCTCGACCCAGGCCTCGACATCGTGATCAAGCCCGATTCCTCCGCCCTCGAGAACATGGGCGACTTCGTGCGCAACATGCACACCTCGTCGGGCCTGATCGAGGAGATCCCGAACGGCGTGAGCGTCGCCGATGCCGAGTACCAGGTACTCGAGTACCTGCTCAAGTTCGTTCCAGAGGACCAGCACGCCCCCCTGGCCGGCAACTCCATCGGCACGGACCGGGCCTTCCTGACCCGGTACATGCCGCGCCTGGACAAGCAGCTGCATTACCGCAACGTCGACGTCTCGTCGATCAAGGAACTCGCCCACCGCTGGTTCCCGCGCGCGTACTTCAACGCCCCGGCGAAGGACGGCGGTCACCGCGCCCTGGCCGACATCCTGGAGTCGATCCGGGAGCTCGCGTACTACCGCAAGAGCGTCTTCGTGGCCGACCCCGGACCCACGAGCGCCGAAGCAAAATCGCACGCGGCGGCCGTAGTGAACAACTTCACCTCAAACGTGTAATAGAATTCTTGAGTTGCCTTCGCTCGTCAGAGTGAAGCGGCACATGGTGGGTATAGCTCAGCTGGTAGAGCGCCTGGTTGTGGTCCAGGAGGTCGCGGGTTCAAGCCCCGTTACTCACCCCAATGAACGAAAGTCCCCGTCTCGACAGAGACGGGGACTTTCCGCTTTAACCCGTGTCATGCTGAACGGATGCTCTCGCTCAACCACGACGACTTCGAACGGCTCGTCATTGATCAACTCGACCTCCTGCCTGACGACATGGTCGACGGCCTCGACAACGTGATCTTCGTGGTCGAGGATCGTCCGGAGGACGGCAGCCTGGACACTCTCGGCCTCTACGACGGTGTCGCGCTCACCGAACGGGGCCAGTACGGCTTCGGTGAGATGCCCGACCGCATCGTGATCTTTCGGGAGCCGCTGCTCGC belongs to Cryobacterium sp. SO2 and includes:
- a CDS encoding metallopeptidase family protein — encoded protein: MLSLNHDDFERLVIDQLDLLPDDMVDGLDNVIFVVEDRPEDGSLDTLGLYDGVALTERGQYGFGEMPDRIVIFREPLLAIVADLDELREEVHVTLVHEIAHFYGIDDDRLHELGWA
- the orn gene encoding oligoribonuclease, with translation MTNSSDRLVWIDCEMTGLDLNSDELVEIAVVITDFDLNILDPGLDIVIKPDSSALENMGDFVRNMHTSSGLIEEIPNGVSVADAEYQVLEYLLKFVPEDQHAPLAGNSIGTDRAFLTRYMPRLDKQLHYRNVDVSSIKELAHRWFPRAYFNAPAKDGGHRALADILESIRELAYYRKSVFVADPGPTSAEAKSHAAAVVNNFTSNV
- a CDS encoding thioredoxin family protein; translation: MELVFFSSAFCEPCLQTRAILAEVERLVPAATVREFDVAHDNAEAEAAGIRNTPTIIVRNAAGDEVFRAAGVPTLAQVLVATAKAL